The following are encoded together in the Salvia hispanica cultivar TCC Black 2014 chromosome 6, UniMelb_Shisp_WGS_1.0, whole genome shotgun sequence genome:
- the LOC125196273 gene encoding serine/threonine-protein kinase Aurora-1 isoform X2, with amino-acid sequence MAIATESQQEEHKNSSASTAAERKKWTLTDFDIGKPLGRGKFGHVYLAREKRSNHVIALKVLFKSQLKESQVEHQLRREVEIQSHLRHPNILRLYGYFYDQKRVYLILEYAAKGELYKELQKCKYFSERRAATYIASLARALIYCHGKHVIHRDIKPENLLVGAQGELKIADFGWSVHTFSRRRTMCGTLDYLPPEMVESVEHDANVDIWSLGILCYEFLYGLPPFEAKEHSDTYRRIVQVDLKFPPKPIVSSAAKDLISQMLVKDSSKRLPLHKLLEHTWIVQNADPSGVYRG; translated from the exons ATGGCGATCGCGACGGAGTCTCAACAAGAGGAGCACAAG AATTCTTCAGCAAGCACAGCAGCAGAGAGAAAGAAATGGACCTTAACTGACTTTGACATCGGAAAGCCTCTTGGCCGAGGAAAGTTTGGACATGTATATCTCGCTAGAGAAAAGAGG AGCAACCACGTTATTGCGTTGAAGGTCTTGTTTAAGAGCCAATTGAAAGAATCTCAGGTTGAGCACCAGCTTCGTCGTGAAGTGGAGATACAAAGTCATCTTCGACACCCCAACATACTACGACTATATGGCTACTTTTACGATCAG AAACGCGTTTACTTAATTCTAGAATATGCTGCCAAGGGAGAGCTCTACAAAGAGCTGCAGAAGTGCAAATATTTTAGTGAAAGACGCGCTGCAACT TATATTGCATCATTAGCCCGAGCACTCATATATTGCCATGGGAAGCATGTTATACATCGAGACATCAAACCCGAAAACCTTTTGGTTGGAGCACAG GGTGAGCTCAAAATTGCAGATTTTGGTTGGTCTGTCCACACATTTAGTCGTAGGAGGACCATGTGTGGCACTCTAGATTATCTTCCACCTGAGATGG TGGAGAGTGTGGAGCATGATGCGAATGTAGATATATGGAGCCTCGGTATTCTGTGCTATGAGTTTCTCTATGGATTACCCCCCTTTGAAGCAAAAGAACATTCAGACACATACAGAAG AATTGTCCAAGTAGATTTAAAATTTCCCCCAAAGCCAATAGTTTCTTCAGCAGCTAAAGATCTAATAAGTCAG ATGCTCGTCAAGGATTCTTCTAAGCGTCTGCCTCTGCACAAACTGCTAGAGCATACGTGGATCGTACAGAATGCTGATCCCTCCGGTGTTTACAGGGGTTGA
- the LOC125196273 gene encoding serine/threonine-protein kinase Aurora-1 isoform X1, whose protein sequence is MAIATESQQEEHKNSSASTAAERKKWTLTDFDIGKPLGRGKFGHVYLAREKRQSNHVIALKVLFKSQLKESQVEHQLRREVEIQSHLRHPNILRLYGYFYDQKRVYLILEYAAKGELYKELQKCKYFSERRAATYIASLARALIYCHGKHVIHRDIKPENLLVGAQGELKIADFGWSVHTFSRRRTMCGTLDYLPPEMVESVEHDANVDIWSLGILCYEFLYGLPPFEAKEHSDTYRRIVQVDLKFPPKPIVSSAAKDLISQMLVKDSSKRLPLHKLLEHTWIVQNADPSGVYRG, encoded by the exons ATGGCGATCGCGACGGAGTCTCAACAAGAGGAGCACAAG AATTCTTCAGCAAGCACAGCAGCAGAGAGAAAGAAATGGACCTTAACTGACTTTGACATCGGAAAGCCTCTTGGCCGAGGAAAGTTTGGACATGTATATCTCGCTAGAGAAAAGAGG CAGAGCAACCACGTTATTGCGTTGAAGGTCTTGTTTAAGAGCCAATTGAAAGAATCTCAGGTTGAGCACCAGCTTCGTCGTGAAGTGGAGATACAAAGTCATCTTCGACACCCCAACATACTACGACTATATGGCTACTTTTACGATCAG AAACGCGTTTACTTAATTCTAGAATATGCTGCCAAGGGAGAGCTCTACAAAGAGCTGCAGAAGTGCAAATATTTTAGTGAAAGACGCGCTGCAACT TATATTGCATCATTAGCCCGAGCACTCATATATTGCCATGGGAAGCATGTTATACATCGAGACATCAAACCCGAAAACCTTTTGGTTGGAGCACAG GGTGAGCTCAAAATTGCAGATTTTGGTTGGTCTGTCCACACATTTAGTCGTAGGAGGACCATGTGTGGCACTCTAGATTATCTTCCACCTGAGATGG TGGAGAGTGTGGAGCATGATGCGAATGTAGATATATGGAGCCTCGGTATTCTGTGCTATGAGTTTCTCTATGGATTACCCCCCTTTGAAGCAAAAGAACATTCAGACACATACAGAAG AATTGTCCAAGTAGATTTAAAATTTCCCCCAAAGCCAATAGTTTCTTCAGCAGCTAAAGATCTAATAAGTCAG ATGCTCGTCAAGGATTCTTCTAAGCGTCTGCCTCTGCACAAACTGCTAGAGCATACGTGGATCGTACAGAATGCTGATCCCTCCGGTGTTTACAGGGGTTGA